A DNA window from Sporosarcina sp. ANT_H38 contains the following coding sequences:
- a CDS encoding YjcZ family sporulation protein, with protein sequence MGNEYCGGQGNSFALLVVLFILLIIIGACFIS encoded by the coding sequence ATGGGAAATGAATACTGTGGAGGCCAAGGTAATTCATTCGCTTTGCTAGTTGTGCTTTTTATCCTATTGATAATCATTGGCGCATGTTTCATCAGCTAA
- the asnB gene encoding asparagine synthase (glutamine-hydrolyzing), producing the protein MCGITGWVDWHQDLTQQVFIVEKMANTLAKRGPDASNVWSSRHLLLGHTRLIVVDPAGGIQPMSIEKNSNTFTFVYNGELYNTEEIRKELLKRGHSFQSYSDTEVLLTAYIEWGEDCVKHLNGIFAFTVWDQHREQLFMARDRLGVKPLFYREENGSLLFGSEIKAILAHPKVKSEVDREGFQEVFGLGPSRTPGHGVFRGINELRPAHAMTYNRNGLKIWRYWNVESKKHHHTLDETAEQVKILVQDAVERQLVADVPVCTFLSGGIDSSAISSFASEFFKKEGRGSLHTYSIDYEQNNQYFKASSFQPDQDAPWIQKMQQYLGSNHHSAIINNDQLANLLEEAVMMRDLPGMADVDSSLLWFCDQIKQDYTVALSGECADEIFGGYPWFYKEELLNGNEFPWMRSQAERQQLLLPHWQKKLDLEGYVRDRYNETISEVPRLGGETQIEIRHREMSYLNMIWFMSTLLERKDRMSMGASLEVRVPFADHRIVEYAWNIPWEMKMLNGQEKGILRKALEGVLPNEILYRKKSPYPKTHHQTYMNLVKAKLNNILDNKTSPLLELVSKQRVMDIIDSDGSSFKTPWFGQLMTGPQLIAHLVQINMWLENYNINIIDN; encoded by the coding sequence GTGTGTGGAATAACGGGATGGGTTGATTGGCATCAAGATTTGACACAACAAGTATTCATTGTGGAAAAGATGGCAAATACATTGGCGAAGAGAGGTCCGGATGCTTCGAATGTATGGAGTTCGCGTCATCTGTTACTAGGTCATACACGGCTTATAGTTGTCGATCCTGCCGGAGGTATTCAGCCGATGTCAATAGAAAAAAACAGTAATACTTTTACTTTCGTATATAACGGAGAGCTTTATAATACTGAAGAAATTAGAAAGGAATTACTAAAAAGAGGGCATTCATTTCAGTCTTATTCCGATACTGAAGTGTTACTAACGGCATATATCGAGTGGGGAGAAGATTGTGTAAAGCATCTAAATGGAATTTTTGCATTTACTGTTTGGGATCAACATCGGGAGCAGCTTTTTATGGCACGAGATCGTCTTGGTGTTAAACCGCTATTTTACCGTGAAGAGAACGGATCGCTCTTGTTTGGTTCAGAGATCAAGGCGATTCTAGCACATCCTAAGGTGAAAAGTGAAGTGGACAGGGAGGGGTTTCAGGAAGTGTTTGGATTAGGACCCTCCCGGACTCCGGGTCATGGCGTCTTTCGGGGCATTAATGAACTTCGCCCAGCGCATGCAATGACTTATAATCGGAATGGACTGAAGATTTGGCGTTATTGGAACGTAGAAAGCAAAAAGCACCATCATACGTTAGATGAGACGGCTGAACAAGTGAAAATTCTTGTTCAGGATGCCGTTGAGCGCCAGTTAGTCGCTGATGTACCTGTTTGTACTTTCTTATCTGGGGGTATTGATTCGAGCGCGATTAGTTCATTTGCTTCAGAATTTTTCAAAAAAGAGGGACGCGGTTCTCTTCATACCTACTCCATTGACTACGAGCAGAACAATCAATATTTCAAAGCGAGTTCCTTTCAGCCTGATCAAGATGCACCATGGATACAGAAAATGCAACAATATTTGGGCTCTAATCATCACTCGGCCATTATTAATAATGATCAACTCGCAAACCTGTTGGAAGAAGCAGTCATGATGAGAGATTTACCTGGTATGGCAGACGTAGACTCATCATTGTTATGGTTTTGCGATCAGATAAAACAAGACTACACTGTTGCTTTGTCTGGTGAGTGTGCAGATGAGATCTTCGGAGGGTATCCATGGTTTTATAAAGAAGAATTACTGAATGGAAATGAGTTTCCGTGGATGCGGTCCCAAGCGGAAAGACAGCAGCTATTGCTTCCACATTGGCAAAAGAAACTCGATTTAGAAGGGTATGTGAGGGATCGTTATAACGAAACGATTAGTGAAGTGCCTCGTTTAGGAGGAGAAACCCAAATTGAAATACGGCACCGGGAAATGTCTTATCTAAATATGATTTGGTTTATGTCAACGCTTTTGGAGCGAAAAGATCGTATGAGTATGGGAGCGAGTTTAGAAGTACGGGTTCCATTCGCTGATCACCGCATTGTTGAATATGCCTGGAATATACCGTGGGAAATGAAAATGCTGAATGGCCAAGAGAAAGGGATATTACGAAAGGCTTTAGAAGGAGTACTTCCTAATGAAATTCTTTACCGGAAAAAGAGTCCGTATCCTAAAACTCATCATCAAACATATATGAACCTAGTTAAGGCTAAGTTAAATAATATCCTAGATAATAAAACATCTCCACTACTAGAGCTCGTCTCAAAACAAAGAGTAATGGACATCATCGATTCAGACGGATCCTCATTCAAAACTCCTTGGTTCGGTCAGCTTATGACAGGCCCCCAACTCATCGCCCACCTTGTCCAAATTAACATGTGGTTAGAAAATTACAATATAAACATCATTGATAACTAA
- the msrA gene encoding peptide-methionine (S)-S-oxide reductase MsrA, with protein sequence MTENTVEKATFAGGCFWCMVKPFKEWDGIHDVISGYMGGHVENPTYEDVKKGDSGHLEVVEITYNPAVFSYEKLLDVFWQQIDPTDADGQFQDRGHSYSTAIFYYTDAQRQIAETSKEKLGASGTFSKPIVTPIRPAETFYHAEEYHQDYYEKEQEHYKEDRALSGRDEFIAGHWS encoded by the coding sequence ATGACTGAAAATACAGTTGAAAAAGCCACATTTGCCGGCGGTTGTTTTTGGTGTATGGTGAAACCATTCAAAGAGTGGGACGGTATCCACGACGTCATATCCGGTTATATGGGCGGACATGTTGAAAATCCTACATATGAAGATGTTAAAAAGGGCGATTCTGGACATTTAGAAGTCGTAGAAATTACATATAATCCAGCCGTTTTTTCTTATGAAAAATTGCTAGATGTATTCTGGCAACAGATTGACCCGACAGATGCAGATGGTCAATTCCAAGATCGCGGCCATTCGTACTCAACAGCTATCTTCTATTATACTGATGCACAGCGCCAAATTGCTGAAACGTCTAAAGAAAAACTTGGTGCAAGTGGTACATTTTCTAAACCGATTGTAACACCCATTCGTCCTGCTGAAACATTTTACCATGCTGAAGAATATCACCAGGATTATTATGAAAAAGAACAAGAGCATTACAAAGAAGACCGTGCACTTTCTGGTCGGGATGAATTTATCGCAGGTCATTGGTCGTAA
- a CDS encoding LL-diaminopimelate aminotransferase: MDMSTDYIQQLFADRLGGKQFGLNEEIYKFERIKRVKKEVLLANPLMELIDLGVGEPDAMADKAVVKILEDEAKKLENRMYADNGIVELKHAAAKYMKHVFGVNNLDPETEINHSIGSKSALAMIPTAFINPGDITLMPSPCYPILGTHTEYYGGEVVHLPLLEENAFLPKLDSLSEGILKKAKLLYLNYPNNPTGAVANAKFFEEVVQFAKKNQLIVVHDASYAALVFDDEKPLSFLSVPGAKEVGIELHSLSKSFNMTGWRIGFIAGNSKLVNAIKTVKDTIDSGQFIAIQKAAAFALSQPEITELTAAKYSRRHDHLTKVLSECGFNVKKPNGAFFLYTKIPKAVADGPQFKSAEEFSQYLLREHLISSVPWDDAGHYVRFSVTFQANGVEEEQRVITEIKARLSTSKFIF; encoded by the coding sequence ATGGATATGTCAACTGATTATATACAACAATTGTTCGCAGACCGTTTAGGTGGAAAACAATTTGGCTTGAATGAAGAAATCTATAAATTCGAAAGAATAAAGAGGGTGAAAAAAGAGGTCTTGCTGGCAAATCCTCTGATGGAATTGATCGATCTTGGAGTTGGTGAGCCTGATGCAATGGCAGATAAAGCAGTTGTGAAAATATTGGAGGACGAAGCAAAGAAACTTGAAAATCGCATGTATGCGGATAATGGAATTGTTGAATTGAAGCATGCTGCCGCAAAGTATATGAAACATGTATTTGGAGTGAATAATCTTGACCCAGAAACAGAGATTAACCATTCAATCGGGTCAAAGTCGGCATTGGCTATGATTCCTACAGCTTTCATCAATCCTGGTGATATTACACTTATGCCATCGCCCTGTTATCCCATTTTAGGTACCCACACAGAGTATTACGGAGGAGAAGTTGTCCATCTACCGTTATTGGAGGAAAATGCATTTCTGCCAAAACTAGATTCATTGAGTGAGGGGATTTTGAAGAAAGCGAAGCTACTTTACTTGAATTATCCAAACAACCCAACAGGAGCTGTTGCAAATGCGAAATTCTTTGAGGAAGTAGTTCAATTTGCAAAGAAAAATCAACTGATCGTTGTGCACGATGCCTCTTATGCTGCTCTCGTATTCGATGATGAAAAGCCGCTAAGCTTCCTTTCTGTACCCGGGGCAAAGGAGGTGGGAATAGAGCTTCACTCCTTATCGAAATCATTCAATATGACAGGCTGGCGCATTGGGTTTATAGCGGGAAATTCGAAACTTGTCAATGCGATTAAGACTGTGAAGGACACTATTGACTCTGGTCAATTTATCGCCATACAAAAAGCAGCGGCATTTGCTCTTTCTCAACCAGAGATTACAGAACTCACTGCCGCGAAGTATTCACGGCGTCACGATCATTTGACAAAAGTATTAAGTGAGTGCGGCTTTAATGTTAAAAAACCGAACGGGGCATTTTTCTTATATACCAAGATACCAAAAGCGGTAGCAGACGGTCCTCAATTTAAGTCTGCGGAAGAGTTTAGCCAGTATTTATTACGTGAACATTTAATATCCAGCGTTCCATGGGATGATGCCGGACACTATGTGCGATTTTCGGTTACGTTTCAAGCGAATGGAGTGGAAGAAGAACAACGAGTAATCACTGAAATCAAAGCAAGGTTGAGTACATCCAAATTCATCTTTTAA
- the glnA gene encoding type I glutamate--ammonia ligase produces MNRESILDLAKEQNVRYIRLQFTDLFGTIKNVEIPISQLPKALDNKMMFDGSSIEGFVRIEESDMYLYPDLDTFMIFPFSTEKGKIARLICDIYHPDGTPFEGDPRNNLKRVLNEMKELGFTDFNVGPEPEFFLFKLNDKGEPILELNDNGGYFDLAPTDLGETCRRDIVLELEEMGFEIEASHHEVAPGQHEIDFKYQSAIRACDDIQTFKLIVKTIARKHGLHATFMPKPLFGINGSGMHCNLSLFKNGENTFYDPNDSLEISETARNFVAGILKHAQGFTAITNPTVNSYKRLVPGYEAPCYVAWSARNRSALIRIPASRGLSTRVEVRSVDPAANPYLAMAVLLAAGLEGIKNKLTPPETINQNIYVMSIEERESNGIIDLPATLAEALKNLKADKVITHALGSHLLKRFIAAKEKEWDMYRIHVHPWERDQYLSQY; encoded by the coding sequence ATGAATAGAGAATCTATATTAGATTTGGCAAAAGAGCAAAATGTAAGGTATATTCGACTGCAATTTACAGACTTATTTGGAACAATTAAAAATGTTGAAATTCCAATCAGTCAGTTGCCAAAAGCACTCGATAACAAAATGATGTTTGATGGTTCATCAATTGAAGGATTTGTACGTATTGAAGAATCGGATATGTATTTATATCCAGATTTAGATACGTTTATGATCTTTCCTTTTTCAACAGAGAAAGGAAAAATCGCGCGCCTCATCTGTGATATATATCATCCAGATGGAACACCATTTGAAGGTGACCCTCGAAATAATCTTAAGAGGGTTTTAAACGAAATGAAAGAACTCGGGTTTACTGATTTCAATGTTGGTCCTGAACCTGAATTTTTCTTATTTAAACTCAATGATAAGGGTGAACCAATACTGGAGTTGAATGATAATGGCGGTTATTTTGATCTTGCACCGACTGACCTAGGAGAAACTTGCCGTCGTGATATCGTATTGGAACTGGAAGAAATGGGATTTGAGATTGAAGCTTCCCATCATGAAGTAGCACCCGGTCAGCATGAAATTGATTTTAAATATCAAAGTGCCATTAGAGCTTGTGATGATATTCAAACCTTTAAGCTTATCGTTAAAACAATTGCCCGCAAACATGGGCTGCACGCGACATTTATGCCTAAACCATTATTTGGCATAAACGGATCGGGGATGCATTGTAACTTGAGCTTATTCAAAAATGGTGAAAATACTTTTTATGATCCAAACGATTCACTAGAAATAAGTGAAACTGCAAGAAATTTTGTAGCAGGAATTCTGAAACATGCTCAGGGTTTTACTGCTATAACAAACCCCACCGTAAATTCCTACAAAAGATTAGTCCCCGGATATGAGGCGCCATGCTATGTGGCTTGGTCAGCAAGAAACAGAAGTGCACTTATTCGAATCCCGGCATCACGTGGGTTGAGTACACGTGTAGAAGTTCGTAGTGTTGATCCTGCTGCAAATCCGTATTTAGCCATGGCTGTCCTGCTTGCTGCGGGATTAGAAGGTATTAAAAATAAATTAACACCTCCTGAAACAATTAACCAAAATATCTATGTGATGTCAATAGAAGAGCGGGAATCAAACGGAATAATTGATCTACCGGCTACTTTAGCTGAGGCATTAAAAAATTTAAAAGCAGACAAAGTGATTACTCATGCTTTAGGAAGCCATTTGTTGAAACGGTTTATAGCAGCGAAAGAAAAAGAATGGGATATGTATAGGATACATGTACACCCATGGGAACGCGATCAATATTTGTCGCAATATTAA
- the thrS gene encoding threonine--tRNA ligase, producing the protein MNNKQIEIRFPDGGRKNFPLGITLEDIAQSISSSLRKNVVAGKVNGELYDLSQCIMEDATITLFTKESEEGLGVLRHTTAHVLGQAVKRLNDDSKLGIGPIIENGFYYDFQSNTSITSNDLAMIEKEMQAIIEEDLTIERMEVTYGEAKAIFEQRDELFKLEILKDIPTDEKISLYKQGEFIDLCRGPHLPSTGWIKTFKLTRVSGAYWRGDSNKQVMQRVYGIAFLKKKDLEQHLNFLEEAEKRDHRKLGKQLKLFMFSEEAPGMPFYLPNGQIIRTELENFSRALQTRAGYAEVRTPFMMNQRMWEQSGHWDHYHENMYFSEVENAKFAMKPMNCPGHMLIFKNNLHSYRDLPIRMAEFGQVHRHEFSGALNGLLRVRTFCQDDAHIFVRHDQIKNEIKQVIRLIDEVYQAFGFDYSVELSTRPEQSLGSDEIWNDSEEALKSVLDDLAVTYQLNEGDGAFYGPKIDFHIKDALGRSHQCGTIQLDFQMPEKFDLTYIDENSEKVRPVIIHRAIFGSIDRFFGILIEHFAGAFPIWLAPTHVQIVPVSSVHLDYALNVQSILRDEGIRVKIDQRNEKLGYKIREAQLQKVPYMLILGDKEVSDGTVNVRKFGSQKTESLSIESFALFIKQQIEERVL; encoded by the coding sequence ATGAATAACAAGCAGATAGAGATTCGATTTCCAGATGGTGGCCGAAAGAATTTCCCTCTAGGCATTACATTAGAGGATATTGCACAGTCAATTAGTTCAAGTTTGAGAAAAAATGTTGTAGCGGGAAAAGTGAATGGCGAACTATATGATTTATCACAGTGCATTATGGAGGATGCTACGATCACACTTTTCACAAAGGAATCGGAAGAAGGGCTCGGTGTTCTAAGGCACACAACTGCGCATGTGTTGGGGCAGGCGGTTAAAAGACTAAATGACGATTCAAAGTTAGGAATTGGACCAATTATTGAAAATGGTTTTTACTACGACTTCCAATCTAATACTAGCATCACTTCGAATGATTTAGCGATGATTGAAAAAGAAATGCAAGCCATTATAGAAGAAGATTTGACAATTGAACGTATGGAAGTCACATATGGAGAGGCAAAGGCCATATTCGAGCAGCGAGACGAGTTGTTTAAATTAGAGATTTTAAAAGATATTCCAACAGACGAGAAAATCTCCCTTTATAAACAAGGCGAATTTATAGATCTATGCCGTGGACCACATTTACCGTCAACTGGATGGATAAAAACGTTCAAATTAACGCGTGTGTCAGGTGCATATTGGCGAGGAGATAGTAATAAACAAGTGATGCAACGTGTTTATGGAATTGCCTTCTTGAAAAAGAAAGACTTAGAGCAGCATTTGAATTTCCTGGAGGAAGCAGAAAAAAGGGATCACAGAAAACTAGGCAAGCAACTGAAATTATTCATGTTTTCTGAGGAAGCACCAGGCATGCCGTTTTATTTGCCAAATGGGCAGATAATACGAACAGAGCTAGAGAACTTTTCACGTGCACTTCAAACGAGGGCGGGATATGCCGAGGTACGCACGCCATTCATGATGAATCAACGGATGTGGGAGCAATCGGGGCACTGGGATCATTATCATGAGAATATGTATTTTTCAGAGGTAGAAAACGCAAAATTTGCGATGAAACCGATGAACTGCCCAGGTCATATGTTGATCTTTAAAAATAATCTTCATTCTTATCGTGATTTACCGATTCGAATGGCTGAATTCGGGCAAGTCCATCGACATGAATTTAGCGGTGCCCTTAACGGACTATTAAGGGTTCGCACATTCTGCCAAGATGATGCGCATATTTTTGTCAGACATGATCAAATCAAAAACGAAATAAAGCAAGTTATTCGTCTGATTGATGAGGTTTATCAAGCTTTTGGTTTTGATTATTCGGTTGAACTTTCAACAAGGCCAGAGCAATCACTAGGAAGTGATGAGATTTGGAATGATTCAGAAGAGGCTCTCAAGAGTGTTTTGGATGATCTCGCAGTTACTTATCAATTAAATGAGGGGGATGGCGCATTTTACGGACCGAAAATCGACTTCCATATTAAAGATGCGCTAGGCCGAAGCCATCAATGCGGAACAATTCAACTCGATTTCCAAATGCCCGAAAAATTTGACCTCACGTATATCGATGAAAACAGTGAAAAGGTTCGTCCCGTTATTATCCATCGTGCTATCTTTGGTTCAATTGATCGATTCTTTGGCATACTAATCGAACATTTTGCAGGTGCTTTCCCTATTTGGCTGGCTCCTACTCACGTACAAATTGTTCCTGTCTCAAGTGTACATTTGGATTACGCATTGAATGTACAGTCCATTTTAAGAGATGAAGGTATACGGGTTAAGATTGATCAGCGAAATGAAAAATTGGGCTACAAAATAAGAGAAGCCCAACTACAGAAGGTCCCTTATATGCTTATTCTTGGTGACAAAGAGGTTAGTGATGGAACGGTGAATGTTCGAAAATTTGGTAGTCAAAAAACGGAGAGTTTATCTATCGAAAGCTTTGCTTTGTTCATTAAACAACAGATCGAGGAGCGTGTCCTATAA
- a CDS encoding LCP family protein, which produces MEDNFEGPVQKRRRKKKLRVGRVIFLITTICFIGAGLYSYFEYNSGKSLAKGNVIDPGSFKGDAVDPKYTSVENYLLLGVDDDGSGRSRTDTMMILSWDKGAGKMRVISFMRDIYADIPGFKSYKLNTAYYLGKLQTTKDTITGMFGVPIHHYAIVDFANFESIVDIAFPDGVEIDVKKEMSEKIGVTLLPGKKQLNGKELLGYARFRADAEGDFGRVARQQEVIAAMKDEAMRPGMIANVPKLAGALSGFVNTDLTAKDEISRAISLLLKKGAEIETMTVPIKGSYSYENYSHAGSVIEVDLEKNKEAISKFLSMQLD; this is translated from the coding sequence ATGGAAGATAATTTTGAAGGCCCAGTACAAAAAAGAAGACGCAAGAAAAAGCTTCGTGTTGGCAGGGTCATCTTTTTAATAACTACAATCTGTTTTATCGGAGCCGGGCTTTATTCGTATTTTGAATACAATTCGGGGAAATCACTAGCAAAAGGCAACGTAATTGACCCGGGTTCATTTAAAGGGGATGCAGTGGATCCAAAGTATACGTCAGTTGAAAATTACTTACTGCTCGGTGTGGACGACGATGGCAGCGGAAGATCAAGGACAGATACGATGATGATATTGTCTTGGGATAAGGGTGCAGGAAAGATGCGAGTCATTTCATTCATGCGTGATATTTATGCCGACATTCCGGGATTCAAATCTTATAAGTTGAATACCGCCTATTATCTCGGTAAATTGCAGACAACGAAGGATACGATAACAGGAATGTTTGGAGTCCCGATTCATCATTATGCAATTGTCGATTTCGCTAATTTCGAATCAATTGTCGATATAGCTTTTCCTGATGGTGTAGAGATTGATGTCAAAAAAGAGATGTCTGAAAAAATTGGTGTTACACTGTTGCCGGGGAAAAAACAATTGAACGGCAAGGAATTACTTGGTTATGCCCGTTTCCGTGCGGATGCTGAAGGTGATTTCGGCCGAGTTGCAAGACAACAAGAAGTAATCGCTGCGATGAAAGATGAAGCGATGCGACCAGGAATGATTGCCAATGTACCAAAACTTGCGGGGGCGCTTTCAGGTTTTGTCAATACAGACCTGACGGCAAAAGATGAAATTTCACGCGCAATCTCCCTTCTATTGAAGAAAGGTGCAGAGATTGAAACGATGACTGTTCCCATAAAAGGCTCTTATTCATATGAGAATTATTCACACGCAGGCTCTGTCATCGAAGTGGATCTTGAAAAAAATAAAGAGGCTATCTCAAAATTTCTTAGTATGCAGTTGGATTAA
- the dapF gene encoding diaminopimelate epimerase: MLFTKMHGLGNSYVIFNQLETEMVYQDYNYLAQIVSDVNFGIGSDGIILIGSSDIADFQMRIFNVDGSEAKNCGNGLRCVAKILFDQKYATTSPFTIETLGGVVSVELDVDNEKNVQYVTVDMGEPKLLKNMIPMQGDPFAVAIDEPHSFRGEVYRITCVSMGNPHAIMFVDDVNEVLLDKIGPEIENSDLFPDRINVGIVHVKNSREIDYRVWERGSGITMACGTGACAAVVAATLNDMVDRHLPITVHLPGGDLTVSWDEDGRVLKRGKATYICQGELDKDICIIGSMIDESNDIRRNGRG, encoded by the coding sequence TTGTTGTTTACTAAAATGCATGGATTGGGTAACTCCTATGTTATTTTCAATCAATTAGAAACTGAAATGGTCTATCAAGACTATAATTATCTTGCCCAAATAGTCTCTGATGTGAACTTCGGTATCGGATCTGACGGCATAATCCTAATAGGCTCTTCGGATATAGCAGATTTTCAAATGAGAATTTTTAACGTGGATGGATCGGAAGCGAAGAATTGTGGCAACGGTTTGCGTTGTGTAGCAAAGATTCTTTTTGATCAAAAGTACGCTACAACATCCCCTTTTACAATTGAAACATTGGGTGGGGTAGTGAGCGTAGAACTGGATGTAGACAATGAAAAAAACGTGCAGTATGTAACTGTCGATATGGGAGAGCCCAAACTATTAAAAAATATGATACCGATGCAAGGAGATCCATTCGCGGTTGCGATAGATGAACCGCATTCATTTAGAGGTGAAGTGTATCGCATAACTTGTGTATCGATGGGGAATCCACATGCGATCATGTTTGTCGATGATGTGAATGAAGTTCTGTTAGATAAAATAGGTCCTGAGATAGAAAATTCCGATTTATTTCCAGATCGAATAAACGTCGGCATTGTACATGTCAAAAATAGCCGAGAAATTGATTATCGAGTGTGGGAACGAGGATCGGGCATTACAATGGCTTGTGGAACAGGCGCTTGCGCTGCAGTAGTGGCTGCTACCTTAAACGATATGGTTGACAGACATCTTCCAATCACAGTACATCTTCCTGGTGGAGACTTGACGGTAAGTTGGGATGAAGATGGACGCGTATTGAAAAGAGGAAAAGCGACATATATCTGCCAAGGAGAACTGGATAAAGACATCTGTATTATAGGTTCCATGATAGATGAAAGTAATGATATTAGACGGAATGGGAGGGGTTAA
- a CDS encoding M3 family oligoendopeptidase, with product MRPPGVREIGETPGSYSNSEVQVETWNVFEAIDFIIQNEDNPALKKSLIGWEIERSLNYVLSIRGAFLFEKRFNEQRLKGPLSASQIEMLSLQAQEEVYGGNLSSYEPFVWMKYAQFYQTDIPFYNYPYTFGFLLSLGLLDVSKEKQFAHQFHNFLRETGTLPIEKLVNKHFAIDLSTPCFWQQSVNRILNDIEQYSRL from the coding sequence ATGAGACCTCCTGGTGTTCGTGAAATTGGTGAGACTCCTGGAAGTTATAGTAACAGTGAAGTACAAGTAGAAACGTGGAATGTCTTTGAAGCGATTGATTTCATAATTCAAAATGAGGATAATCCAGCATTGAAAAAATCACTTATTGGTTGGGAAATTGAACGAAGTCTTAATTATGTACTGTCAATTAGAGGAGCCTTTTTATTTGAAAAACGTTTCAATGAACAAAGATTGAAAGGCCCACTAAGCGCAAGTCAGATAGAGATGCTTTCACTACAAGCGCAGGAAGAGGTTTATGGTGGAAATCTTAGTTCATATGAACCTTTTGTGTGGATGAAGTACGCACAGTTCTATCAGACTGACATCCCATTTTATAATTATCCCTATACTTTCGGATTTTTATTAAGTCTTGGACTATTGGATGTATCAAAAGAAAAGCAATTTGCTCACCAATTCCATAACTTCCTTAGAGAAACGGGTACATTACCAATAGAAAAGCTAGTGAATAAACATTTTGCTATAGACTTATCTACCCCGTGTTTTTGGCAACAATCAGTTAATCGAATACTAAATGATATAGAACAATACAGTAGACTTTGA
- a CDS encoding AI-2E family transporter, with amino-acid sequence MEFDDKKNRPISNIIRFLGGRSTLFVLVSLLLIGLIILIFNRISFIFYPITVFFSTVVLPVILATIAYYLLRPILRLLEKIKIPRIWGILLLFIGAIGLITLLVFMVLPFLQLQLNNLIEEFPTYFTKMVIKLDDFLRTSIFSSYYEGLDINVKNILESGQGDLGKYFTDAVGGIASGLSTFISALTGFVLAIITVPFILFYLLKDGEKLPRFFVQILPPHMRDDAKTILRDADNQISSYIQGQILVAICIGVMISIGFLIIGMDYALLLGVIAMFTSVVPYLGPLIAITPAVIIAIVTSPLMLIKLAFVWTVVQFIEGKFISPQIMGKSLHTHPITIIFVLLTAGSLFGVPGVVLGIPGYALMKVVVTHLFKLFKIRYNKHVAPEGLYYKDVDGRKLGE; translated from the coding sequence ATGGAATTTGATGATAAAAAAAATAGGCCTATTTCGAATATTATTCGTTTTCTAGGTGGGCGTAGCACGCTGTTCGTTCTCGTATCACTATTACTGATTGGCTTAATCATACTCATTTTTAATCGGATCTCTTTCATTTTCTATCCGATTACTGTCTTTTTTTCGACGGTAGTATTGCCGGTGATACTAGCCACGATTGCCTATTATTTACTGAGACCGATTTTGCGTTTGTTGGAAAAGATAAAAATACCACGGATTTGGGGCATATTGCTTTTGTTCATCGGTGCTATTGGTCTTATCACCTTGTTAGTCTTCATGGTATTGCCTTTTTTACAATTACAGTTAAATAATCTTATCGAAGAATTCCCTACATATTTTACCAAAATGGTGATAAAACTTGATGATTTTTTAAGAACATCTATTTTCTCTTCTTATTATGAAGGGCTGGATATCAATGTGAAAAACATCCTTGAATCTGGGCAAGGGGATCTCGGAAAATACTTCACGGATGCAGTCGGTGGAATCGCGAGTGGTCTTAGCACTTTCATCTCCGCTTTAACTGGCTTTGTGCTTGCTATTATTACGGTGCCGTTTATCCTCTTCTATTTATTGAAAGATGGGGAGAAATTGCCACGTTTCTTTGTTCAGATATTGCCTCCACACATGCGGGATGATGCTAAGACTATTCTTCGGGATGCGGATAACCAGATCAGTTCTTATATCCAAGGACAAATTCTTGTGGCGATTTGCATTGGCGTCATGATTTCAATTGGGTTTCTTATCATCGGAATGGACTATGCATTACTGCTCGGCGTCATTGCAATGTTTACAAGTGTCGTCCCATACCTCGGACCGCTTATCGCAATCACTCCAGCAGTTATTATTGCGATTGTGACATCACCCCTTATGCTTATCAAATTGGCATTCGTTTGGACAGTTGTTCAATTCATCGAAGGTAAGTTTATTTCACCGCAAATTATGGGGAAATCATTACATACTCATCCCATCACAATCATTTTCGTTTTGCTTACAGCAGGTTCGCTGTTCGGTGTGCCTGGCGTTGTTCTTGGAATCCCAGGATATGCACTCATGAAAGTCGTGGTAACACATTTATTCAAGTTGTTTAAAATACGATATAATAAACATGTAGCACCTGAGGGCCTCTATTATAAAGATGTAGATGGTCGGAAATTGGGGGAATAG